The Mytilus edulis chromosome 5, xbMytEdul2.2, whole genome shotgun sequence genomic interval ccaaaatgacacagacattaacaactataggtcaccgtacggccttcaacaatgtagTTTgctttacagccgatttcaatgagtttatagctaaaggtaatatctttggctagcttgcttgctagctaaactgtgaagtcattgttaggttatgtaaactaccctcctttaataTTAGCCTATTCCGACAGATAACCACTCTATCTTTCTGTatgactaggctacttcgaaaggagggtagtataccttacctcataatgacttcacggttcagctagcaagcaagctaaccaaagatattacctttagctacacactcattgaaatcggctgtaacaATTTTATTCAACAAGTTCATGAATAAACTTTTTAAACGAAATATCAATATATAGAGAACATTATAAAATGCTGGCATTACAGATTACACCTGACGCTTTGAGCGCTGaatatccattttcaacattttcttCCGGTGAATACGCCGTCTTATTTACAATTCAAATGATATGAAAGCAGCTGAAACTATGCTAAAGATCTAAAATGAATATCATTATTCTTTATTATAGCTGCGCTTTTGATCAGGCCAGATGTAAAGACAAACGTATACAAATAGATGCTGAGTTTGGATGTTTGACGACAACGAACAAAATGGCATCTACAACCAAAATGGCAACTCCAATGAAAACTACACTTATGCCTGCAACCACGCCTACCCCTACTACAACAACGACCAAACCTACGACCACGCCCAAGCCAACACGTGACCAGCTCGGACAATTGTTCTGTGATAACAAAGGCATAGTAACATGTAGCTATGATCCAGTTAAAGTTTGCGCCTCTAATGGAGTTACACACACAAATAAGTAAGTATGATATTACGTGTCATTTGAAAATGTTATGGGTGTAGGGTGGTTTACTATCCCCCCTCACTAACACTTAAATTATTGAGATTCAAATGCAGTAGTAATACATCTAAGTTAGTATTAACAATTGGAAACAATTACATTGGTATGTTATTAGTGGAACGAAAAGTTTCCAGTCACCACTAAACACTTAGCTGAGAAAAAATAGACTTTAATCATTAATTAATCTGAATCAAGCaatcttttctttctttctttcagcTGTGAGTTTCAAAAGGCACAATGTGACAACATCTGGCTAACAATAGTAAAGACGGGTCAATGTTGAATAAAAGCTTGAATAAAGAATTTGACGGAAGAAATAATCCCATACAGTATCGTTCAATAAAATTGATCTGATCACTTCTAGTTAACCAAAGCTTTACAATAATAGAAGACGTGCAAGCTATATtgaagaaattaaagaaataaatgttaaataGAGATTGGTTCCAGTTTCTGCGTCTCATGAGTATAAAGACTTGTCCTAAAAGGGTGTTTAAAATTGTTTGCTGTGCAGGAtcatgtataaatacgcagccacgtccggTTTTGTCAGAATGGAGGAGTGAAATCCTTTGCGCTTGAAAAACATTGCAACTTTTGTTTCAGGGTTCTTAGGTGGTCCGTTGCAATAAATTAGGTTTTTCCTCTTTCCGGCATACTATTTTTTCCAGTGCATCTTTGTGATTTCCCGTCCTTCATCATGGGCGACCGAATTTGCAAAGGTTATTTATTAGATGGATTGGTAATTTTTTCATGGTTGTCGTGTTAGTTACTTATTCCTtgttcgttgcctattcgttattTATCCGTTATTGTTACTTAATACTTATTCCTTATCCGATACCTATTCGTTATATATAtgcattccttattccttatttgttatttatttcgtATTCCATATTTCTTTTTGCGCTCGACTGATACCATGTTACTTATTTgttccttattcaatttttaacttttgttatctattattcatgtgtttctttgcctaatacgttctcctatttatttgtattgtagtcctgtattattatgttgtcattttaatgttatatttaacaatgccattaaagtgcgaggtttgacatgccacaaaaccaggttcaacctaccattttgtttctttaaaaatgtcctgtaccaagtcaggaaaatggcaattgttatatcatagttcgtttctgtgtgtgttacatttttacgttgtgtttccgttgtgttgtttgttttctcctatatttgagtgtgaattcacattactataagacgtgtcacggtacttttctatcccaaattcatgtatttggttttgatattatattggttattctcatcggattttgtctaatgcttagtccgttgctgtgtgtgttacattttactgttgtttcgttgttctcaTATATTTAATGCGtctccctcagttttagttttttgtccatagatttacgagttttgaacagcggtatactactgttgcctttatttatacgtATCACctcttttcttttctattttatcTCTTGTTATAATGTTTGGTTGGTAGAGGTTAAGTTACACTAACAAGCGCGTCTCTATACATTAATGATTTACGCgcctcgactgataccctgttacctatACGCTACTTATATTTGTTCCTTGTTCAGTTTTGATACCTTGCACCTTTTAactgatttcttttcttttcttttcttgcaTCTTGTGTTCATTCTTGGTTTTTGAGTTTAAATTATCCTAATTGCGAGTATGCACCCGTCTGTTTGCTCGGCTGGTACTCTATTAAGATCTATTAACTACATCTTACGTGACAAGGTGAGATTAAAATTTTGAGCACCAATTTCGATTTATTGTTTTTTggttcataatttataaaagaggTGGGAAATATTTCAGCACATCCAAACCTCACAAGACGAGAGAAACTGACAATGAGTAAAATCCAAAATAATCAAGCAGGTTCACAAAACATTACATAAAAACCAAAAGATTGAGTAACGTACACCCACCTAAAACCGGGGTAACAAGGTGTTTTATGTACACAGTTGTCACGGTATACAAATATTCGAAACTGTTTGCTTAGCGACCAGTTTTCGTGTACAAGAAGACGTAACACAAACTATGTTATGTTTACATAAGTTACACTGCACCAGACGGAAAAGATGCTTAGTCGTCTTAAACAAGgacaattgttatatatttagatacaagaatgcacacgctgaaatatctcgccttctatacttatcattgtcattgatattatgttgatagtcctaagtataaagcttagttttattacaactgtctcataaacttaacattaaccaagataactaaacaaagaccaatgaaccttgaaaatgaggtcaaggtcagatgaaccatgccaggcagacatgtacatatagttgacccattacttatagtttaagaaaaatagaccaaaacacaaaaacttactgacactgtgcaatgaaccgtgaaaatgaggtcaccgtcaaataaaacctgcgcgactgacataaagatcataaaatatttccatacaccaaatatagttgacctatggcatacagtattagataaaaagaccaaaactcaaaaacttaactttgaccactgaaccatgaaaatgaggtcaaggtcacatgacatctgcccgctagacatgtacaccttaccatctttccatacaacaaatatagtagacctattgcatatagtatgagaaaaacagaccaaaacacaaaaatttaactataaccactgaaccatgaaaatgaggtcaaggtcagatgacacctgccagttgggacaacatccctaatgcgcctcgaaatgaggaactcaaaagtcacgtgtaaagaaaaaatctctgtgtagtgatattggacatgtttctatttttaacaaatgactgaacttaattatttgtggtgattaggaaagtagaggaacatagaataaatgtgtaaaaactatggagctattgaatgtgttcaaagtattaaattttcaaagaacttattgtgttaaaaaggggatattttaccacaaggagccgcatcacaaaaggatgttcggggtttgctaatttacggaaaaagtaatctcacttcgtaccccgaaaatttaaccacatatgtgaaaatgtcacagcttcgaaacgagctatcatacatatccaagttcacgatatggactgagctacaggaaaaaacgttatcattaccgcctatgtaaaaacaattaaagatattgagccagttggacatgtacaccttacagtccttccatacaccgaatatactagccctattgcttatagtatctgagatatggacttgaccaccaaaacttaaccttgatcactgatccatgaaatgaggttgaggtcaagtgaaaactgtctgacagacatgaggaccttgcaaggtacgcacataccaaatatagttatcctattacttataataagagagaattcaacattacaaaaaatttgaacttttttcaagtggtcactgaaccatgaaaatgaggtcaaggacattggacatgtgactgacggaaacttcgtaacatgaagcatctatatacaaagtgtgaagcatccaggtcttccaccttctgaaatataaagcttttaaaaagtgagctaacaccgtcgccgccgccgccgccgccgccggatcactatccctatgtcgagctttctgcaacaaaagttgcaggctcgacaataattacattagatgtatgtttccttataatactttattttgattgactaactgcacatcacgtgttattccgtaagcagttgcattgctcaatacaacttttcattcatgataacacgtggtccaacaataaagtgcacagttgaattaaataaaaaaatatataaaattcgtgttttcatgatcatagctaaaaaatgtaattataagtttataactttatagggttgtaaaagcgttgaccgtgcgcacatttttagaatgaagcgcttccgcgcgcttcatacaaaatgtacttcggtcaacgcttttacaccccaataaatttacaaaaagaagcattcaattcttaaatatatgttttacatatGTGTCGTTCAGTTTTATGTTTTACGGAATTGTATAAGTGATGTTCGGAAACGCCTTTTTGTTTCATTCTCTTTCATTAAATGTCGTTAACGTAAGACGTGTTTTTGTTCATGCGCTTGTCACAACCCCAAAACTAAAGTATAAAGACGATGCCCATATCGTTACACAATCCACTTGGGCTCTCGTAGAACATGGTCCTTAGCTGGAATTTAACAAAATTCATTGATGTCAGAACTTGGAATATCTACATGTTATGTTCATTCCAGTGAACAATTCCTCATTTATACACAATTTTATTAGTTAAATCAAGAATAAtttaatgtttataaataatatcagACTCTACAAATAATAACATTTGCGTACAACAATTTTATCTCCTTGTTTAGTCCTTTCGTAAGAAGGTTTGGGTGTTCTATACTTCTTGTGTCTCTTTGATTTAGACACTGATGTTTTGTCATTAGGGTCTATATTTGATGGTTTGTCATGAGGGTCTATATTTGATGATTTAGCAATAATTGTACTTCCAAAACTGAGTTCGTCATCAAAAGACGGATATAACTGGTCGTTGGATATAGTTGTTGTATTGGCCGGAGATAAGTAAACTCCTGTGTCTTTTAAAGTGTAGTTAAGCTTTCTTCTGGTACCcttcaaggggagataactactgACATACGATAGAGTATCTTCGTTGTCATCTAGATTATAACTTTTAGCTACAGATCCAACAATGTCATTTTTCGACTTAAGTGATGCTTGCAGATTATCATAACACTCTGTCGAACGGTAATAGTTCTGTAAACTACATACACTTGTTCTGGATTGCTGTTTCCGGTAAGCCACCATACGTCCTCTATCCGAGTTCGATCTTTGTAAGGTAGCATGGTCTCGAAACTTTGGTACCTCATTTACATTAGAGACCTCATTAGTTCCTGGAATAAGTCTAGTCATACTAGTCTTTATTCTTGTTTTACCATATCTAATAGACAGTTCATCATCGGTGCTAGTTACCTCGGACAAATCGACATCGAGGCCACTGTCAAGTTTAAATTCGGATAAATCAACGTCAAACTCGCCATCCAATTTGAAATCTTTTTCTGACATACTTTTGAGTGTTTGTTTCGCTGTTTGCAAGTTCTCTTCCAACTTCGATAATTTAGATGCTTTCTGAAAATTGGTAATGAATAAAAGAAGAATACAAAACAGTTAGAAGTAGATTCATTTTGGTTATTAAGAACATCATAAATAGACAGatattaataaataattgaaGGCAATCAATATTTACTCGATTAATACGACAAAATTTGTCCAGTGCAGTATTTAAAGATTAGCAAGTTCTGTATAATTCAATAAATCCAACTTTCTAGCGAAGTTCCATGCATAGTATGTAAAACACAGtagattatttttagtttttgtttgtatCGTTTGTCTCAATGACGTTTACCCTCTATCTCCTTTCGTGCGTATTTAAAGTAGTATCTTTTCTCCTTTCATGCGTATTAAAAGTAGCATTTTCCCTGCTTTCAGGTGTATTTAAAGTAGCATTTTCCCTCCTTTAATGCATATAAAATGTAGTATTTTCCCTCCTTTCATGCGTATTTATAGCagtatcaaggatttgtatagtagactataatatattataactataactatacaaatccttggtagtATTTTTAAACTCTATTAGCGATTACCTCAGTTAAAGACTTTTTAAGAGCTCTGTTTTCTGCTATAAGTTCGTACATCTCCTCTTCCGAGTTTAGCCCTCCATACTCGTATACTGATGTTGAAAGACGGACGTTTTTTTCTATTGGGGTTCTCCACCAATACAGAACCTAAAATGTTCAGAATGaaattaattcaattttaatGAAAGCAGTGTTGTGTACTTCACATTTTTTATATGCAGCCGAAAAAAACTGTCTTCGATTCTCGCCTTACCTCACAATACCTACCTATTGTTTAAAATGTGAATTTGTTAAAGTCTTGACCAggtatgaaatatttgacactgaacCTAAAGcaaaaaacaatcaattaaaatatttgtttttctaaatttaaaatgaaattactATAAGACTTGTTATAACTAGACATTTAATTCATTGTAAATAAGATTGGAGTCTTACCTTGGGTAAAAATACGGTTATTTGAATAACCACACAACATATGGTTATCGATAATATATGGAGAACATAAACTGCATCCGGGTCGTGGCGTAATAATGACGACAACACAACAACTAATGATGTAGTACACATGCAGAAAATAACACTGATGATGATACTTGGCGAGTCTTTCATTGGAGGCAACAAGACGTTTCTCGTTTTCCAGGCTATATAAAGTCCATAGGAAAATATAAGTGACTTCCAGATAAAGATAAGGCTGAGCCATACGTCAACTCTTCCACACGTGCATTCCTGTATATAACCCAGATCTTGAAGACTATGCGTGTTGTTTGTATTCGATTTCTGAAAGAGATTTAAGtaaaatgaaatttgatgcaCCAAAATTTAAGTCACAATGAAATACaaacaaacgatgttaaagaaaaaacatgattaaaaccattttcaaaaagtatttttataatttattaattaacATACTTTTTTATAAGTTGCCTTTTATATATTCAAGTTTCAACAAATGTCAATGGATAGAAAAGTGCTTTTCTTAAGGTAGTGTCTCTGAtagaatttacatattttttttcctttgttgataattatataaaaaaactatttaGAATTTCACATACCTTTAACAAGACAGCCACACGTTTTGATTGGACGAGATCAATGATTTGCCAAAGGAACAGTAAGAAAGCATCCAGACACATCACAATACCACATATCATAAATAGCTTCTTGTCTTTGATTACCTATAAAATGGGAAAACGGTTAGTATGCAtggttttatatcatttatttatttatttatacaagtattcaatatgcaattttgtttctgttttactAGGTTAAATCGTAAAAAGAAGTACGTTTATAGTATCTTCATACTGTGATGAttgaatgtacatgtaataataatcACGGTACCATTGACAAGAAATTTAAAGTGCAAGTCGTTTTATTAAACACAATTTCACATATCagagaaataaagataaatttgaaaaaataattaccaCTTTCTTGATGCCAGCATTCCGGAATATTTTGTACACTCTCCAACTCTTAGAGAAAATTGGTCCAAACACCAAGGATACCCCAAACACTATCATCCATAGTCTCATCTGgaaaataaatattcatgtttacagaaaacatataaataatgtaTGTTCCGTtagttatttgaaaattttaactgcttttatacattttttatagccCGCATTTTTTTCAATGTTGCTCCTCTACAAACAGTACCGGTAATGTTTGTTTATGACACATTAGCGGTAATTAATATTGTCGATAACAAAAATGAAACGTGTCCCTTATATTAGTGCCCTGCTCCATTTTAACGACAGCAAATCTGATTGTAGAATTAGATTGGGGTACATTTCGAAAGGAACGAACACAAAAATCTGTTCAATTCCGTTAGAAATGATTGTAATAGCTGTTACGAAGATACAtattaaaagagagacaaaagaacCAAAAGGAACAAATTACATCCCATCGAATTTGATAATTCCGACTACTAGTATTTGAAGACGAGATGATTTATAGAAAATCTCGAAGCtttaagacaaaaaataaaacatttctgtatACCTGACATGTTACTGTAGCCTCCTGATAGCGCTCCACAAAGAAATAGTCCATTCCATACATTAAACAGACAATGTTTAACAGTATTCCACCAACACTGATCAGAATATTGAGATTCGGACTCGACATTTTCATAAATCtgcaaaaagacaaaataaaaactgAATACCTGCATATTTCATACAGAATTTTTGTTCAGCTACGTATGATAAAAAAAGCTACATTTTAATCTTAAAgacttttgtttgatttatctgaataggaattatttctttttttaatttttatttctcaaCTAAATTTCGTAagataaaattcaaatttgatataaTGTCAATGATCTTTTACAATGTCATAATACAGTGTCAGTTTTCTTTTACAATGTCCGGCAAAACATATTGTCAATTTTCTTTTACAATGTCAAAACACAGTGTGAATTTTCTTTTACAATGTCAaactatgttaaaaaaatatttttcaatggaATATCAATATCAAAAGTGGTTGTTTTAGCCAAATTTGTACTTCGCTTATTTATGAGATGCAAAAGTTTAGATTCCTACCTTTTATGTCTGTGGAACAAATTAAAAGTGAGAAAACTGACTGATACTACGACTCCGATGGTGGTGGCGAAACAAGAGGCCACAAAGGTCCCCACTGATATAGTTCTGGTCTCCATTGTCAGCATTCCAACACTGCTGTTGTTCTTTACTGAAAAGTTCatattataatgttattattGATCATGCATGTTTTACCATATATTGTCACACAAGAAACTGCTCTCAACTGTGTGATAAACGTATCAATTTTAACTCGAGCAAACTTGTAATAAATAAAGATTCGcttctatttgtttttcaattcgCTTTCCGTTCttatcatttaaatgttttaaattagtaaatataaaagaaagaagaatatgtaaagaaaatatttttgttttaaatcgtTTAAATATTTTTGGAGATATTATCCTAGCTTATCGATATTTTAAACTGACAGAAGAAAGCGTCATGGGAAACAAACAAGAATTAACTGGAAAATTATACTGTCTTTGTGTAAAACTATCGTATACCTTACAAACATTTATCTTGTTTCTCGAAAGTTaatgaaatgaatttaaaatcaagatttttttcattgattttaaacgaaaatttgaaagataaatatCTGCAGACAGGTACGTGAACCCGACAACTCGACTTGTTATAAACAATGTTCTAATTTAAATTACAATTTGTCATGTTATACATttgtttcaatataaaattaCGAGCACTGTTTtcaccaatctaattaaaacccgatctctcatcgctcctgtttctgagagatcggtttttaattagattgtgttTTCACTGTTTCTTTCACAGTATAGGCATTCTTTAACAGATAAATATGGCTTTATTTTTGCAAATGGAATAAAACCACACTTCAaaataatttaagattttacctttttAAAGAATGATTggaaaatcaatt includes:
- the LOC139522852 gene encoding uncharacterized protein — translated: MNVLINLCAVVSVIYGVSATVSFEELCREIILLDCSQLTVDTDETVCDSNGNSYMNFCAFDQARCKDKRIQIDAEFGCLTTTNKMASTTKMATPMKTTLMPATTPTPTTTTTKPTTTPKPTRDQLGQLFCDNKGIVTCSYDPVKVCASNGVTHTNNCEFQKAQCDNIWLTIVKTGQC
- the LOC139525396 gene encoding gamma-aminobutyric acid type B receptor subunit 2-like gives rise to the protein MNFSVKNNSSVGMLTMETRTISVGTFVASCFATTIGVVVSVSFLTFNLFHRHKRFMKMSSPNLNILISVGGILLNIVCLMYGMDYFFVERYQEATVTCQMRLWMIVFGVSLVFGPIFSKSWRVYKIFRNAGIKKVVIKDKKLFMICGIVMCLDAFLLFLWQIIDLVQSKRVAVLLKKSNTNNTHSLQDLGYIQECTCGRVDVWLSLIFIWKSLIFSYGLYIAWKTRNVLLPPMKDSPSIIISVIFCMCTTSLVVVLSSLLRHDPDAVYVLHILSITICCVVIQITVFLPKVLYWWRTPIEKNVRLSTSVYEYGGLNSEEEMYELIAENRALKKSLTEKASKLSKLEENLQTAKQTLKSMSEKDFKLDGEFDVDLSEFKLDSGLDVDLSEVTSTDDELSIRYGKTRIKTSMTRLIPGTNEVSNVNEVPKFRDHATLQRSNSDRGRMVAYRKQQSRTSVCSLQNYYRSTECYDNLQASLKSKNDIVGSVAKSYNLDDNEDTLSYVSSYLPLKGTRRKLNYTLKDTGVYLSPANTTTISNDQLYPSFDDELSFGSTIIAKSSNIDPHDKPSNIDPNDKTSVSKSKRHKKYRTPKPSYERTKQGDKIVVRKCYYL